One window of the Chryseobacterium sp. CY350 genome contains the following:
- a CDS encoding response regulator, with translation MNQKKILLIDDELDILEILSYNLEKEGYDIYTATNGNEGIEKAKEIIPDLILLDVMMPEKDGIETCQELRKVKELQKSLIVFLSARSEEFSQLAGFQAGANDYIVKLIKPKILISKVNALLQLTSQVSDNAKLIEVGDLIIDKDNFRVSKSGQQFLLPKKEFDLLYLLASNTEKVFKREEILEKVWGNDVIVGERTIDVHIRRLREKLGINTIQTLKGIGYKLIV, from the coding sequence ATGAACCAAAAAAAGATTCTATTAATTGATGATGAACTGGATATTCTCGAAATTCTTTCATACAATTTAGAAAAAGAAGGCTACGATATATATACTGCCACAAATGGTAACGAAGGTATAGAAAAAGCCAAAGAGATTATTCCGGATCTTATCTTATTAGATGTCATGATGCCCGAAAAAGACGGCATCGAAACTTGCCAGGAGCTGCGCAAAGTAAAAGAACTTCAAAAAAGTCTTATCGTTTTTCTATCCGCTCGAAGCGAAGAGTTTTCTCAGCTTGCAGGTTTTCAGGCAGGAGCAAACGATTACATTGTGAAGCTGATTAAACCGAAAATTTTAATTTCTAAAGTAAATGCTTTATTGCAGCTGACTTCTCAAGTTTCGGATAATGCAAAACTGATCGAGGTAGGAGATTTAATTATTGATAAAGATAATTTCAGAGTTTCGAAAAGCGGCCAGCAGTTTTTACTTCCGAAAAAAGAATTTGATCTGCTTTATCTTTTAGCTTCAAATACCGAAAAAGTTTTTAAAAGAGAAGAAATTCTTGAAAAAGTTTGGGGTAATGATGTTATTGTAGGCGAAAGAACGATTGATGTGCACATCAGAAGATTGAGAGAAAAACTTGGCATCAACACCATTCAGACTCTTAAAGGAATAGGATATAAGCTGATTGTTTAA
- a CDS encoding sensor histidine kinase → MKFYRLSFISACLLTLVMLILVIIFDALHDRYYHNSFFISGIAVSVLIMFVINYIVLELLFNYYAKKQVRNISKILPEEIVYDNQENITLKELGERFSDFNQQKVTEMEVMKKMESYRKEYIGNVSHELKTPLFSIQGYVETLSEGGVENLNIRDKYLERIGISVERLIAIVNDLDMINRLESGEINLTVSKFDVNILVKEIFDLLDLEAEKNNTVLQLQTLHSQIFVEADKQKISQVFINLISNAIHYANRQEAKVVVKTSVLRNKVLIEVIDNGMGIKEELLPRIFERFYRVETSRSRRQGGSGLGLAIVKHILEAHNENITVESVYLEGTKFSFMLEKSK, encoded by the coding sequence TTGAAATTTTACAGACTCAGTTTCATCTCCGCTTGTCTTTTGACTTTGGTGATGCTTATTTTAGTCATCATATTTGATGCTCTGCATGACCGCTATTACCATAATTCGTTTTTCATAAGCGGAATAGCGGTAAGCGTGCTTATCATGTTTGTGATTAATTACATTGTTCTAGAGCTGCTATTTAATTATTACGCCAAAAAGCAGGTAAGAAATATTTCTAAAATTTTACCCGAAGAGATTGTTTACGACAATCAGGAAAATATTACCTTGAAAGAACTTGGTGAAAGATTTTCTGATTTTAACCAACAGAAAGTTACCGAAATGGAGGTAATGAAAAAAATGGAAAGTTATCGTAAAGAATATATCGGAAACGTATCTCACGAACTCAAAACACCATTATTTTCCATCCAGGGATATGTTGAGACATTAAGTGAAGGTGGGGTGGAAAACCTGAATATAAGAGACAAATATCTTGAAAGAATAGGTATTTCGGTTGAACGCCTTATCGCTATCGTTAATGATCTTGATATGATCAACAGGCTGGAGTCTGGTGAGATTAATCTTACCGTTTCGAAGTTTGACGTTAATATTCTTGTGAAAGAAATTTTTGACCTTCTTGATCTGGAAGCCGAAAAAAACAATACCGTCTTACAGCTGCAGACTTTACACAGCCAGATTTTTGTGGAAGCCGATAAACAGAAAATTTCGCAGGTTTTTATTAATTTGATCTCAAATGCCATACATTATGCCAACCGACAGGAAGCAAAAGTGGTGGTAAAAACCAGCGTCTTAAGAAACAAAGTTCTTATTGAAGTCATCGACAATGGTATGGGAATTAAAGAAGAACTTCTTCCAAGGATATTTGAACGATTTTACCGTGTGGAAACCAGCAGAAGCAGGAGACAGGGAGGTTCTGGTCTCGGCCTCGCGATTGTGAAGCATATTCTGGAAGCTCATAATGAAAACATTACCGTAGAAAGTGTATATTTGGAAGGAACTAAATTTAGTTTCATGCTCGAAAAAAGCAAATAG
- a CDS encoding IS1096 element passenger TnpR family protein: protein MVYKIRVILDTKEDIFRDVEIKGKQTLWNLHLGIKSAFNLSGDELSTFNLLEEDGTIVKSVPLEDMSDEGDGEIMSDVYIDEAFETAGDKAQFQYGLLDLWEFFCELVEVIDETKGVNYPITVYRFGNAPLKAPSKSGGAGSKNKKSAMPLMDDDFGFEEDFAVGGNSFADEDDDNFDDDEEDDYNDDVFDDEDDSDDDRI, encoded by the coding sequence ATGGTTTACAAAATCCGTGTAATATTAGATACAAAAGAAGATATTTTCCGTGATGTTGAGATTAAAGGAAAACAAACGCTCTGGAACCTTCATTTAGGAATCAAAAGTGCTTTCAACCTTAGCGGTGATGAGCTTTCTACCTTTAATCTCCTTGAAGAAGACGGCACCATTGTGAAAAGTGTTCCGTTGGAAGATATGAGTGATGAAGGTGATGGCGAGATAATGTCAGACGTTTACATCGATGAAGCATTTGAAACCGCTGGTGACAAAGCGCAGTTCCAGTATGGTTTATTAGATCTTTGGGAATTTTTCTGTGAACTTGTAGAAGTTATCGATGAGACAAAGGGTGTAAATTACCCGATTACAGTCTACAGATTCGGGAATGCTCCTTTGAAAGCCCCTAGCAAAAGTGGAGGCGCAGGTTCTAAAAACAAAAAATCAGCAATGCCTTTGATGGATGATGATTTTGGTTTTGAAGAAGATTTTGCTGTCGGAGGAAACAGTTTTGCTGACGAAGATGATGACAACTTTGACGATGACGAAGAAGATGACTACAACGATGACGTTTTCGATGATGAAGACGACAGCGACGATGATAGAATCTAA
- a CDS encoding ABC transporter permease, protein MKFPLYFSRKIAFSKDNKNNLSRVIIFIGRLSVALGIIVSLITVSTGFGSKKAIKERLADFSGHITVKSTRSNSSYNTSVLDKEGLNIKKLKELEDVESVQKYSMVTGIMRNEHSFAGIIFKGVGKDFDSLRFKKFLISGKTPKITEDGYSNAITISEKIAHDLHLKVNDSIVTVFAKEDQKQIYRKFQVVGIYKTDIKMIDDQFVMGDINQVRKIQDMTPEDVGGIDIFFKNVNDIDKDSSQIDKLIGYKNYAEKATEKFPQINDWISIFDVNIALIISIMLIVVIINIIMVLLILIIERTNSIGLLKTLGATNAQIRATFINYTLIIMVPGLLYGNAIGLGLLLIQKFFGIIKLNPENYYVSTVPVDLNPIVILSISAGILLISGLALIIPSYLISKISPVKSIKYS, encoded by the coding sequence TTGAAATTTCCTTTATATTTCTCTAGAAAAATAGCGTTTTCCAAAGATAACAAAAATAACCTTTCTCGGGTGATCATCTTCATTGGCAGACTTTCTGTGGCCTTGGGAATTATTGTTTCATTAATTACTGTCTCCACAGGGTTCGGCTCAAAAAAAGCTATCAAAGAGAGACTGGCAGATTTTAGTGGTCATATTACCGTAAAATCTACCCGCTCTAACTCTTCTTATAACACTTCTGTATTAGACAAAGAAGGTTTAAATATTAAAAAACTGAAAGAACTTGAGGATGTAGAAAGTGTACAGAAATACTCAATGGTAACGGGAATTATGCGTAACGAACACAGCTTTGCAGGAATTATATTTAAAGGTGTAGGAAAAGATTTTGACAGTTTAAGATTTAAGAAATTCCTCATCTCAGGAAAAACACCGAAAATTACTGAAGATGGCTACAGCAATGCAATCACTATATCAGAAAAAATTGCACACGACCTTCATCTGAAAGTTAATGACAGCATTGTAACCGTTTTTGCGAAGGAAGATCAGAAACAGATCTACAGAAAATTTCAGGTTGTCGGAATTTATAAAACCGATATTAAAATGATTGATGATCAGTTTGTAATGGGCGACATCAATCAGGTTCGGAAAATTCAGGATATGACTCCTGAAGATGTTGGCGGTATAGATATTTTCTTCAAAAACGTGAACGATATCGATAAAGATTCTTCTCAAATCGATAAACTGATCGGCTATAAAAATTACGCTGAGAAAGCAACTGAAAAATTCCCTCAGATCAATGACTGGATTAGTATTTTTGATGTAAACATAGCTTTAATCATCTCTATAATGCTGATTGTAGTGATCATCAACATCATTATGGTTCTTCTTATTTTGATTATTGAGCGTACGAACTCTATTGGTTTACTGAAAACTTTAGGCGCCACAAACGCGCAGATTCGTGCAACTTTTATTAATTATACGTTGATCATAATGGTTCCGGGATTGCTTTACGGAAATGCGATTGGTCTAGGACTTCTATTGATTCAGAAATTTTTCGGAATCATTAAATTAAATCCAGAAAACTATTATGTGAGCACCGTTCCGGTAGATTTGAACCCTATCGTGATTCTTTCAATCTCAGCCGGTATTTTATTGATTTCCGGACTGGCATTAATTATTCCGAGTTATCTGATCAGCAAAATTTCTCCGGTGAAGTCGATTAAATATAGTTAA
- a CDS encoding exo-beta-N-acetylmuramidase NamZ family protein, with product MNLDFKIKTLVLICLIFLGVFSPYYSQIQDKDCFKTGADRPELYLPLLKGKNIGIVTNQTGLMKDKNHVVDYLVKNGIKIKTIFAPEHGFRGDADAGEKVKNGIDIKTGIPIISLYGPNKKPKPEQLKGLDIVVFDIQDVGVRFYTYISTLTYLMEAGAENNVKILVLDRPNPHDGYIDGPVLKKKWESFVGMHEVPVVYGLTIGEYGKMVNGEKWLKNGVQAKYTVIPMQKYHKQNRYAILDKPSPNLPNDKSINLYPSLCFFEGTQVSVGRGTDIPFQVYGSPWTKDLPYQFTPKPNFGAKDPFLNGQLCYGENLSNYSEDLRELNLDWLIKAYKQYKNPQQSFFLKNLFFDTLAGSDELRKQIVAGKSEAEIKSSWKSDVEKFSKIRTKYVMYED from the coding sequence ATGAATTTAGATTTCAAAATTAAAACTTTAGTTCTTATTTGCCTAATTTTTTTAGGAGTATTCAGCCCATATTATTCTCAGATTCAAGATAAGGATTGTTTCAAAACGGGTGCAGACAGACCTGAGTTATATTTGCCACTATTGAAAGGGAAAAATATCGGAATCGTTACCAATCAGACTGGTTTGATGAAAGATAAAAATCATGTGGTAGATTATTTAGTAAAAAACGGCATTAAGATTAAAACAATTTTTGCTCCAGAACATGGTTTCCGGGGTGATGCCGATGCGGGCGAAAAAGTAAAAAACGGAATAGACATCAAAACGGGAATTCCTATCATCTCGCTTTATGGTCCCAATAAAAAACCAAAGCCGGAGCAATTGAAAGGTTTGGATATTGTAGTATTTGATATTCAGGATGTTGGAGTTAGATTTTATACTTACATCTCTACTTTGACGTATTTGATGGAAGCCGGAGCAGAAAATAATGTTAAAATTTTAGTTTTAGACAGACCAAATCCGCATGACGGATATATTGATGGGCCGGTTTTGAAGAAAAAATGGGAAAGCTTTGTCGGTATGCACGAAGTTCCCGTAGTTTATGGCTTAACGATTGGCGAATACGGAAAAATGGTGAACGGGGAAAAATGGCTGAAAAATGGAGTACAGGCTAAATATACGGTGATCCCGATGCAGAAGTATCATAAACAAAACCGCTATGCTATTTTAGATAAGCCGTCTCCAAATTTACCCAACGATAAATCGATCAATCTGTATCCGAGTTTATGTTTCTTCGAAGGAACGCAGGTTTCCGTGGGACGAGGAACTGATATTCCGTTTCAAGTCTATGGTTCACCTTGGACAAAAGATTTACCTTATCAATTTACTCCAAAACCTAATTTTGGAGCCAAAGATCCTTTTCTGAACGGACAATTATGTTACGGTGAAAATCTCTCAAATTATTCTGAAGATTTAAGAGAACTAAATCTGGATTGGTTGATTAAAGCCTATAAACAGTACAAAAATCCTCAGCAAAGTTTCTTCCTGAAAAATCTTTTCTTTGATACCTTAGCGGGAAGTGATGAATTAAGAAAACAAATCGTTGCCGGAAAATCTGAAGCTGAAATAAAATCTTCATGGAAATCTGATGTGGA